CGATAGACGGAATCTTTGAAAAGGATACACGGTTCCCTTGGTTATTTTCAGTGGCTTTCAATTAAGCCTCCTTATTTTTTTGTTTAATGATGTAGATTGGTTGAATTGAAAATCGAAGGATTACTGAAGCTCTACCGTAGCGCCGGCTTCTTCCAGCTTTGCCTTAATTTCATCCGCTTCTGCCTGACTTACGCCTTCTTTTACAGCTTTTGGTGCAGAATCCACAAGTTCTTTTGCTTCTTTCAATCCAAGATCTGTGATAGCTCGAACAGCTTTAATGACATTTATTTTTGCTTGTCCAATTTCAGTCAACATAACATTGAACTCAGTCTGTTCTTCTTCGCCTGCGGAATCGCCACCAGCTGGGCCTGCTGCTGCAACAGCCATTGGAGCGGCTGCGGTAACACCAAACTTGTCTTCGATTTCCTCGATGAGGCCAGAAAGCTCCATCATATTGGCTGATTCCAAATACGTTAATACGTCTTCTCTTTTAATCTCGGCCATGAGTGTTTACTCCTTTTCCTTAAGAATTATGATTTTAGGTTTTTTAATTGATTTAAAGCATTGACCAAATTTGTCATTGGACTACTTATTGTCCGTGTAAATTTCGTAACAGGTTGGGCCAGCATGCTCAAGAGTTTTGCTAACAATTCATCCTTCGATGGTAGCGAGGCTATCCGTTTGAATTCAGAACCGTCAAGAAATTCACCTTCGAATAGAATTCCTTTTACTGTAGGAAGGTCATTCTTCTTACTAAAATTTTTAATTACTTTTGCAGGCGCAGTTGGGTCATCGTACGTCAATGCAATAGCCGTTGGACCACTTAAAACTTCATCCACACCTTCTATATTGCTATTTTTTGCGGCTAATTTTAATAGGGTATTTTTTGCAACTTCATAATCTACAGACGCTTCAAAAAATTGAGATCTAAGTTCGGTAATACTTAAGACGTCCAACCCTAAATAATCCGTGAAGTAAATTGCTGAAGCTTTCCCAAGCTTCTCTGTTAATCTTTCAACTGCTTCAATATTTATATTACTTGGCATAATTTTACCTGATTTTTGATTTGTCGAGTTTGATTCCGGGCCCCATACTAGAGGACAAGGTTATTTTTTTCAAATAAGTTCCC
This genomic stretch from Candidatus Neomarinimicrobiota bacterium harbors:
- the rplL gene encoding 50S ribosomal protein L7/L12, giving the protein MAEIKREDVLTYLESANMMELSGLIEEIEDKFGVTAAAPMAVAAAGPAGGDSAGEEEQTEFNVMLTEIGQAKINVIKAVRAITDLGLKEAKELVDSAPKAVKEGVSQAEADEIKAKLEEAGATVELQ
- a CDS encoding 50S ribosomal protein L10, coding for MPSNINIEAVERLTEKLGKASAIYFTDYLGLDVLSITELRSQFFEASVDYEVAKNTLLKLAAKNSNIEGVDEVLSGPTAIALTYDDPTAPAKVIKNFSKKNDLPTVKGILFEGEFLDGSEFKRIASLPSKDELLAKLLSMLAQPVTKFTRTISSPMTNLVNALNQLKNLKS